One genomic window of Camelina sativa cultivar DH55 chromosome 5, Cs, whole genome shotgun sequence includes the following:
- the LOC109132848 gene encoding uncharacterized protein LOC109132848 — MDVHNAFLHGDLDEEVYMKLPPGFRHSHPGKSYEDYSLFSYTRNNIELRVLIYVDDLIICGNDGYMLQKFKDYLSRCFSMKLGQVKLKYALDIVADTGDLDSRPVHTPLEQNHHLATDDGPLLSNPKSYRPPHEAHMEAAIHVVRYLSGLPGHGILLKSSSDLSIEVYCDSDWSSCPLTHRSLSAYVVLLGGSPVSWKTKKQKTVSHSSAEAEYRSMYVALKEIKWLRKLLKELGIVHAAPACLFCDSKTAIYIATNLVFYERTKHIGHDCHAVRDAVREGVIVMQHVRTTEQLANIFTKALGRD; from the exons ATGGATGTTCACAATGCATTCTTACATGGGGATCTTGATGAGGAGGTTTACATGAAGCTTCCTCCGGGTTTCCGTCATTCTCATCCAGGGAAG TCGTATGAAGATTACTCGCTCTTCTCTTATACTCGCAACAACATAGAGCTTCGTGTGttaatttatgttgatgatctcatcATTTGTGGCAATGATGGATACATGTTACAAAAGTTTAAAGATTATCTTAGTCGTTGTTTCTCAATGAAACTTGGGCAAGTTAAA CTTAAGTACGCTCTTGATATTGTTGCTGACACTGGGGACCTTGATTCTCGACCTGTTCACACTCCTTTGGAACAGAATCATCACCTTGCTACCGACGATGGTCCTCTACTGTCGAATCCCAAATCGTATCGGC CACCACACGAAGCACATATGGAGGCAGCTATACATGTTGTCCGTTACTTAAGTGGCTTGCCTGGTCATGGCATTTTGCTTAAGTCGTCTTCTGATTTGTCCATCGAGGTTTATTGTGATTCGGACTGGAGTTCTTGTCCGCTTACGCATCGGTCGCTTAGTGCCTATGTTGTTCTGCTTGGTGGTAGTCCTGTTTCgtggaagacaaagaagcagaagacgGTTTCTCATTCTTCCGCAGAGGCCGAGTATCGGTCTATGTATGTTGCTCTTAAGGAGATTAAGTGGCTTCGTAAGTTGTTGAAGGAGTTAGGTATTGTCCACGCTGCGCCAGCTTGCCTATTTTGTGATAGTAAAACCGCTATTTACATTGCTACGAATCTTGTTTTCTATGAGCGTACCAAGCACATTGGACATGATTGTCATGCAGTTCGTGATGCGGTTCGGGAAGGAGTGATTGTCATGCAACATGTTCGTACGACTGAGCAACTCGCCAATATCTTTACAAAGGCTCTTGGTCGTGATTAG